Proteins from one Gossypium raimondii isolate GPD5lz chromosome 8, ASM2569854v1, whole genome shotgun sequence genomic window:
- the LOC105792723 gene encoding uncharacterized protein LOC105792723 isoform X2, with translation MAGICGPNPILHLRRTTTQSPLNLHRVHGGARWCCCSVSPENENKTRTPPLLRLAVSGVTELLRLFSSSAQGNRADYQLKSEDRDENSASDIDDVLRILKADYENAYFVTVLQSMPKIVSLKIQLFDSEGANMETDFVAATWRLRTYLKLPWRPLISVNGSTIYELDEKLKIVRHAESWDVTALEAIGQIFTPSIGRPNDYAGVFTCSR, from the exons ATGGCGGGAATTTGTGGTCCAAATCCGATTCTACATCTCCGCCGCACCACCACTCAATCACCGTTAAATTTACACAGAGTCCACGGCGGAGCACGGTGGTGTTGCTGCTCAGTTTCACcggaaaatgaaaataaaactagaaCGCCGCCGCTTTTAAGACTGGCAGTGAGTGGTGTTACTGAGTTGCTTAGGCTCTTTTCTTCTTCCGCCCAAGGCAACAG aGCTGATTACCAATTGAAGAGTGAGGATAGAGATGAAAATTCAGCCTCCGATATTGATGATGTTTTAAGAATCCTTAAAGCTGATTATGAGAATGCTTACTTTGTCACAg TTCTGCAATCTATGCCGAAGATTGTCTCTTTGAAGATCCAACTATTCGATTCCGAG GGTGCCAACATGGAAACAGATTTTGTAGCGGCAACTTGGAGATTAAG AACATACCTGAAGCTTCCATGGAGGCCTCTTATTTCAGTTAATGGAAGCACCATCTATGAATTGGATGAGAAGCTTAAA attGTACGGCATGCTGAGAGTTGGGATGTGACAGCACTGGAAGCAATTGGTCAGATATTCACCCCTAGTATTGGAAGGCCAAATGA CTATGCAGGTGTTTTCACTTGCAGCAGATGA
- the LOC105792722 gene encoding riboflavin biosynthesis protein PYRR, chloroplastic isoform X3 gives MRHPLQHLRGNAIRALRSQGLQVDVLGEDMQSKLVEEARKACLLVNLPFVHRAASRVPFSVLKYAMTLDAVKYMGHFRRCFLDGIGKIAASSGHAAWISSKLSRNRVFELRGRSDAIIVGGNTVRRDNPRLTARHGGGHMPIRIVLSQSLDLPEEANLWDLSDVSTVVVTQRGARRGFQRYLASKGVEVVEFDILNPRDVMEYFHDRGYLSILWECGGTLAASAISSGVIHKVFAFVAPKIIGGKNAPSPVGELGMVEMSQALDLIDVCFEQIGPDMLISGFLQPIPDLTPTIPSEDETFAIDPTVAPFETSIIFFYKTWDLYGAFSNFSPHPIQMPDEDGNYVTWFSVEHYYQANKFIGVSNPLAQDCIDKIKSAKSPEEAARMGRLTQRRQPHLVRSDWESVKIDVMYRALKCKFSIYPHLNSMLLSTAGSVLVEASPHDLFWGGGRDGEGLNYLGRLLMKLRSEFLGESSAASENTCIAL, from the exons ATGAGGCATCCTCTGCAGCATCTAAGAGGAAATGCTATACGTGCATTAAGGAGCCAAGGTTTGCAGGTTGATGTTCTTGGAGAGGATATGCAAAGTAAACTTGTGGAG GAAGCTCGAAAGGCATGTCTCCTTGTCAACTTACCTTTTGTTCATAGAGCTGCTTCTCGTGTTCCATTTTCTGTTCTTAAGTATGCAATGACCCTTGATG CTGTTAAATATATGGGTCACTTCAGACGGTGTTTCTTGGATGGAATAGGTAAAATAGCTGCAAGTAGTGGACATGCAGCATGGATAAGTAGCAAGTTGTCTAGGAATCGAGTTTTTGAGTTACGGGGTAGAAGCGATGCCATTATAGTTGGAGGGAACACTGTGCGTAGGGACA ACCCAAGACTGACAGCAAGACATGGAGGTGGGCATATGCCAATTCGAATTGTACTGTCTCAATCGCTTGATCTTCCTGAGGAGGCAAATCTTTGGGACCTATCTGATGTATCTACTGTAGTTGTAACACAAAGGGGAGCAAGGAGGGGTTTCCAGAGATATCTTGCATCTAAAGGAGTTGAGGTAGTGGAGTTCGACATCTTAAACCCTAGGGATGTAATGGAATATTTTCATGACCGTGGATACCTCTCCATTTTATGGGAGTGTGGAGGAACTCTAGCTGCATCTGCTATTTCATCGGGTGTAATACACAAG GTTTTTGCATTTGTTGCTCCTAAAATTATTGGTGGGAAGAATGCTCCTTCTCCTGTGGGTGAGCTTGGGATGGTTGAGATGTCTCAAGCACTGGATTTGATTGACGTTTGCTTTGAGCAG ATTGGACCTGATATGCTCATCAGTGGATTTCTTCAGCCTATACCAGATTTAACGCCCACTATTCCTTCAGAAGATGAAACCTTTGCTATTGACCCTACTGTTGCTCCTTTTGAGACGAGCATCATATTCTTCtataaaacatgggatcttTATGGCGCCTTCTCAAATTTTTCTCCTCATCCAATTCAAATGCCCGATGAAGATGGCAATTATGTCACTTGGTTTAGTGTAGAGCATTATTACCAG GCAAACAAGTTCATCGGAGTCAGCAATCCTCTAGCACAGGATTGCATAGACAAAATAAAATCAGCAAAAAGTCCAGAGGAAGCAGCACGAATGGGAAGGCTAACACAGCGGCGACAACCTCATCTG GTGAGATCTGATTGGGAAAGTGTGAAGATTGATGTTATGTATAGGGCACTAAAATGCAAGTTCTCGATATATCCTCACTTGAATTCCATGTTGCTATCGACTGCCGGGTCGGTCCTAGTTGAAGCTTCGCCTCACGATCTTTTCTGGGGTGGCGGGCGGGACGGCGAAGGCCTGAATTATCTTGGCAGGCTGCTGATGAAGTTGAGGTCAGAGTTTCTTGGTGAATCATCTGCTGCAAGTGAAAACACCTGCATAGCTTTATGA
- the LOC105792724 gene encoding 60S ribosomal protein L26-1 translates to MKYNPRVSSSRRKNRKAHFTAPSSARRLLMSAPLTLELRSKYNVRSMPVRKDDEVQVVRGTYKGREGKVVQVYRRKWVIHIERITREKVNGSTVNVGVNPSKVVITKLRLDKDRKSLLDRKAKGRVAADKDKGAKFSAEDIMQSID, encoded by the coding sequence atGAAGTACAACCCTCGCGTCTCCTCTTCACGGCGCAAGAACCGTAAGGCCCATTTCACGGCGCCGTCAAGCGCCCGCCGACTCCTAATGAGTGCTCCACTGACATTGGAACTGCGGTCCAAGTACAACGTCCGGTCCATGCCGGTTCGCAAGGACGACGAGGTCCAAGTCGTACGTGGAACATACAAAGGCCGGGAAGGGAAAGTGGTTCAAGTATACCGTCGCAAATGGGTGATCCACATCGAGCGAATCACTCGGGAGAAGGTCAATGGGTCAACCGTCAATGTTGGGGTCAACCCTTCGAAAGTGGTGATTACGAAGCTGAGACTCGATAAGGACCGGAAGAGTTTGTTGGACCGGAAAGCCAAAGGAAGGGTTGCCGCCGATAAGGATAAAGGTGCTAAGTTTAGTGCTGAGGATATCATGCAGAGTATTGATTGa
- the LOC105792723 gene encoding uncharacterized protein LOC105792723 isoform X1 has protein sequence MAGICGPNPILHLRRTTTQSPLNLHRVHGGARWCCCSVSPENENKTRTPPLLRLAVSGVTELLRLFSSSAQGNRADYQLKSEDRDENSASDIDDVLRILKADYENAYFVTGNFSSAIYAEDCLFEDPTIRFRGKELYSRNLKLLVPFFDSPSIRLQKIEKGANMETDFVAATWRLRTYLKLPWRPLISVNGSTIYELDEKLKIVRHAESWDVTALEAIGQIFTPSIGRPNDYAGVFTCSR, from the exons ATGGCGGGAATTTGTGGTCCAAATCCGATTCTACATCTCCGCCGCACCACCACTCAATCACCGTTAAATTTACACAGAGTCCACGGCGGAGCACGGTGGTGTTGCTGCTCAGTTTCACcggaaaatgaaaataaaactagaaCGCCGCCGCTTTTAAGACTGGCAGTGAGTGGTGTTACTGAGTTGCTTAGGCTCTTTTCTTCTTCCGCCCAAGGCAACAG aGCTGATTACCAATTGAAGAGTGAGGATAGAGATGAAAATTCAGCCTCCGATATTGATGATGTTTTAAGAATCCTTAAAGCTGATTATGAGAATGCTTACTTTGTCACAg GAAATTTCAGTTCTGCAATCTATGCCGAAGATTGTCTCTTTGAAGATCCAACTATTCGATTCCGAG GTAAGGAGCTGTATTCTCGCAATTTGAAATTGCTTGTTCCTTTCTTTGACAGCCCTTCAATTAGATTACAAAAGATTGAGAAG GGTGCCAACATGGAAACAGATTTTGTAGCGGCAACTTGGAGATTAAG AACATACCTGAAGCTTCCATGGAGGCCTCTTATTTCAGTTAATGGAAGCACCATCTATGAATTGGATGAGAAGCTTAAA attGTACGGCATGCTGAGAGTTGGGATGTGACAGCACTGGAAGCAATTGGTCAGATATTCACCCCTAGTATTGGAAGGCCAAATGA CTATGCAGGTGTTTTCACTTGCAGCAGATGA